A segment of the Luteitalea sp. genome:
TTCGCCGCGGTTGGTATCTTCACGCTGCTCGTCGGCTGTTCCATTCGACTGCAGCGGCCTCACCATCAGGCCACGCTCCACTTCTTCTGGCTCACCATCGCCTTCTTTGGCATTTGCGCCTTCTCCTATACGGGCCAGCTCGATCGGCTCGACTGGGTCTACTACTGGGCAGACGTGGTCGCCATGCTGGCGTTGCCGCCGCTCTTCATGCACTTCGCGCTGGTCTTCCCAGAGCGGCCGAGCGCCTGGGTGCGCACGGCGGCTGGGCGCGCACTCGTTCCGCTTCTCTATGCACCGGCGGTGTTGCTGGGCGGCGCGCGCGCAGCGCTCTTCCTCTCAGAGGTGAACGGCGAGACCTTTTCGCGGCTGCTCGAGCAGATCGATCGCTTGGAGATGGTGTACCTGGCTGTGGGACTCATTGCCGGGCTCGCCATCATGGTGCACGCGCTGCGGCGGATGCGATCCGTGACGGCGCGTCGGCAGCTTCGCTGGATCGTCTGGGGCACGACGCTCGGGGCGCTGCCATTCATCGCCGGCTACGGCCTACCGTGGATGTTGGGCTTCGAGCCGTGGGGGCAGCTCGGGCTGCTCGCTATCCCGCTGGCGCTGGTCCCGCTGGCTTTTGCATCGGCGGTGGTGCGCTACCGCCTGATGGATGTCGAGGTCATCATCAAGCGCACGGTCGTGTACGCCACGGCCATTGCGGCGATTGCGGCAATCTACGCGGTGCTCTTGAAGCTAGCCAGCGAAGTGCTCCTCGGTGGCTCGCAGCCGACCAACTCGGTCATTGCCATCCTCGCCACGCTGGTGGTCGTCCTGCTTGCGCCCATCGTGAAGAACGCCATTCAAACCGCGCTCGACAAGGCGCATTACCGCGATCGCTACGACTACCGGCGCGCGCTGATTGGCTTTGCCCGCGACCTCAATCGCGATCTCGACATCCATCGGCTGAGCGAGCGTCTCGTCCATCGCGTCATGGAGACGCTGGACGTCGATCGAATGGCGCTTCTGTCGACGCCGCTCTCGGAGCAGCCGGGCGCGCTGGCCGCCATTCACCAACGCGGGTTTGGCGACGAGCTGGTGCGATTGCCGCGCGAGTCCGGCATTGGCGAGTGGCTCGCCGCCGGACACACCGTCGCCCTCGACGAGCTCTTGACCGCGCGCCGCTTCAGCGCCGACGAGGTGCGGAGCTGGCGTGAGCAGGGTGTCCACTACTTCGTGCCTTGTCACTCGAAGGAGGGGCTCATCGCGGTCATGGCCCTCGGCGCTCGGCCGACCGGTGAGCCCTTGAGCAGCGAGGACATGACCCTGCTCTCGGCCGTGGCGGGCCAAGTGGCGACCGCCATCGAGAACGGCCGCCTCTATCATCAGTTGCACGAGAAGGCGCGTGAGCTCGACCGCTTGCACGGCTTCAACGAGAACGTGCTGCGGTCCCTGCAGGACGGTCTTCTGGTGACCGACCTCGACAACCGCGTCGTGCGTTGGAATGTGGCGATGGAGCGGCTCTACGGATCGAGCGCGGAGGCAGCCATCGGCCGGCCGCTGGACGAGCTGTTCGACTCGGCGTTTCTCGACACGGTCAGCCGCGCGCAGCAGGGGGGAGGACCAGGCGCGATTGCGTATCGTGTGCCGCTGGCGTCGCGTCATCCCGACCAGCCGCGGACACTGCTCGTCAATGCGGCCATGGCGCCTTTACGCACCCCCGACGGCGAGACCGCTGGCACGATTCTCATCATCGAGGACACGACACAGCGGGTCCAGCTCGAAGAGCAGCTCCAGATCTCGGAGAAGATGGCGTCGCTGGGTTTGCTCGCCGCCGGCGTCGCCCACGAGGTGAACACGCCGCTCACCGGTATCTCGAGCTTCACCCAGATGCTCCTGGAGCAGTCGGCGCCTTCGGATCCCAAGAGACGCCTTCTCGAGAAGATCGAGCGCCAGACGTTCCGCGCAGCCAAGATCGTGAATGGTCTGCTGAACCTGGCTCGACCGGCGCAAGTCGATGCGGCGCCCATCGACGTGCATCTGGTCATCAATGACGTGCTCTCGCTGGTCGAGCACCAGTTCCGAACCAGCCGGGTGCAGGTGCGCAAAGCCTTCGACGCCAATCAGCCGGTTATCAGGGCCGTGGAGCACAAGCTGCAACAGGTCTTTCTCAATCTGTTCCTCAACGCGCGCGACGCCATGCCCAAGGGGGGCTGGCTCTCGGTGGCGACACGCAGCAGCGACGCCGACGTCACCATCGAGATCGCCGACACCGGCAGCGGGATCCCGAGCGAGCATCTCTCACGAATCTACGACCCCTTCTTCACGACGAAGCCAATCGGCGAGGGAACCGGTCTCGGCCTCTCCATTACGTACGGCATCGTGCATGACCATGACGGTACGATAACGTGTGAGGCGCGGCCCGATCAGGGCACGAGGTTCACGCTGACGTTTCCGAGAGCCTCAGCTTTGGGAGCGAGGCGGAGCGAAGGGTAAAGGGATCAAGGGGTAAAGGGATAGGATAAAGGGATTGAGGGATCAAGGGAGACTGCGGATGTTGGGCGCCGCCGTCGCTTGAACCCCTGAATCCCTTCAGCCCTTGGTCCCTTCGGCCTTTACCCTTGAAAAGAACATGAAGCAGCACGGAACTGTCCTGGTTGTTGACGATGAAGAGGTGATGCGTGAGGTGCTCGAAACGCTTCTAACGCGTGAGGGGTACCAGGTACGTCTTGCCGCGAGCGGATCGGAGGGCCTCGAGATTGCCCGCTCGATGCCGTTCGATGCGGCCATCGTCGACATCATGATGCCTGGCCTCGATGGCATCAGCACCCTGGAAGAGCTCAAGAGGATCGATGAGGAGCTCCCAGTGCTGATGCTGACGGCTTTTGCCTCGGTCGAGACCGCCATCGCGGCAATGAAGCGGGGCGCGTTCGACTACATCTCCAAGCCGTTCAAGAACGACGAAGTGCTCGTGGTCCTCCGTAACGCGGTCGAGCGCCGGCGCCTCGTCAACGAGAACCGCGCGCTCAAACAGAGCCTCCAGCACGGCGCGATCAAATTCGACAGCATCATCGGCCGGAGCGGGAAGATGCGAGAGGTGTTCAACCTCGTCATCCAGGTCGCACCGAGCCGTTCGACGGTCCTCGTGTGCGGAGAGAGTGGCACAGGCAAGGAGCTGATCGCACGAGCCCTGCATACGCACTCCACGCGCGCCGAGAGGTCGTTTGTCACCGTGAACTCCGGTAACCTGCCGCCCGACCTGCTGGAGTCGAACCTCTTCGGTCACGTCAAGGGGGCGTTCACGGGGGCGATCGCGCCCAAGAAGGGGCTGTTCGAGATTGCCGACAAGGGGAGCATCTTCTTCGATGAGATCGGCACCGTGCCCGTCGACACGCAGGCCAAGCTGCTGCGTGTGATGCAAGAGCGCGAGTTCATGCGCCTCGGCGGCGTGGAAACGATCAAGGTCGATGTGCGCATCATCGCGGCGACCAACGTCGACCTGCAGCAGTTGACAGAGGAGGGGAAGTTTCGAGAAGATCTCTACTACCGACTGCACGTCATCGCCGTGGCGCTTCCTCCTCTCCGCGAGCGCAAGGAGGACATCCCGCTGCTGGTGCAGCACTTTCTGGAGAAGTACGGCGAGGAGAACAACCGCAAGGATATCGAGCTCGCACCGGACGCACTGGACCTGCTGATGGAGTACGGCTGGCCCGGCAACGTGCGGGAGTTGGAGAACGTCGTCGAGCGGGCGGTCGTCCTGGGCTCAGGTGACCGGATTGGACCCGAGCTCATTCCGGATCAGGTCAAGGGCCAGCGCCGCTTCCAGCTTCCTTCCATCGTCGTGCCGCCCGACGGCATCTCGTTCAAAGAGGTGACCGGCAACTTCGAGCGGCAGCTCATCGAGGCGACGCTCGAGGCCGCCGGTGGCGTCCAGAAGAAGGCGGCGGAGCTCCTGCACATCAAGCCGACGACGCTCAACGAGATGATCAAGCGATACGACATCCGGCCACGCCGCAAGAGAGCTGGCGCAGACGATGGTGGCCGCGTCTCGGTGGCTGAGGAAGAGGCGGGCGTGGAAGAGTCCGCAGGACAGGTGCCCGCCGCGGTCGGCGAGTCACGTGAGGACTAACAAGTTCCGCCCTGTACTTTGCGCTCGCTGCTCACTGGGTTCAGCGCTTTCCGGGGCCGTGGGACGCGGCCCGCGTCGCTCGAACACCCGGTTCCGCCGGCCGGAAAAACACCTCTCCGGCGGCTTGTCACAGCAGGCGTGGGGCCCCCGAGTACCCCACGCCGGACTCGGCGCCTCCGAGGTGTTTTTCAGACTATCGCGTGACGGCCGGCTCCACAGGGTGTTCTCCGCGACGCGTGCCGCGTCCCCGGCGCCCACCTCACGACAGCTCCCACGCTGATTGGGACCGTGCTGATTGCACGGCCACAAGGCTGCCGGCCGTCCTTCATGGTGCCTGGGCAGTGCCCGAG
Coding sequences within it:
- a CDS encoding PAS domain-containing protein, which encodes MSFASLVTRPTTRPLPWVFGGLLVRVSSMLDRLSHTSATLRGRFGPWVHGTLAVLVVAALLALAVSNFFAQATLRAVEDGVLWEGRSDGVVAIEVAADSAGARAGLRSGDMLLAINDQPVENAEQVFNWQHGSTRGTRLRYQIRRASGPSIQEIELAPAPAGHRSVYFPFAAVGIFTLLVGCSIRLQRPHHQATLHFFWLTIAFFGICAFSYTGQLDRLDWVYYWADVVAMLALPPLFMHFALVFPERPSAWVRTAAGRALVPLLYAPAVLLGGARAALFLSEVNGETFSRLLEQIDRLEMVYLAVGLIAGLAIMVHALRRMRSVTARRQLRWIVWGTTLGALPFIAGYGLPWMLGFEPWGQLGLLAIPLALVPLAFASAVVRYRLMDVEVIIKRTVVYATAIAAIAAIYAVLLKLASEVLLGGSQPTNSVIAILATLVVVLLAPIVKNAIQTALDKAHYRDRYDYRRALIGFARDLNRDLDIHRLSERLVHRVMETLDVDRMALLSTPLSEQPGALAAIHQRGFGDELVRLPRESGIGEWLAAGHTVALDELLTARRFSADEVRSWREQGVHYFVPCHSKEGLIAVMALGARPTGEPLSSEDMTLLSAVAGQVATAIENGRLYHQLHEKARELDRLHGFNENVLRSLQDGLLVTDLDNRVVRWNVAMERLYGSSAEAAIGRPLDELFDSAFLDTVSRAQQGGGPGAIAYRVPLASRHPDQPRTLLVNAAMAPLRTPDGETAGTILIIEDTTQRVQLEEQLQISEKMASLGLLAAGVAHEVNTPLTGISSFTQMLLEQSAPSDPKRRLLEKIERQTFRAAKIVNGLLNLARPAQVDAAPIDVHLVINDVLSLVEHQFRTSRVQVRKAFDANQPVIRAVEHKLQQVFLNLFLNARDAMPKGGWLSVATRSSDADVTIEIADTGSGIPSEHLSRIYDPFFTTKPIGEGTGLGLSITYGIVHDHDGTITCEARPDQGTRFTLTFPRASALGARRSEG
- a CDS encoding response regulator — encoded protein: MKQHGTVLVVDDEEVMREVLETLLTREGYQVRLAASGSEGLEIARSMPFDAAIVDIMMPGLDGISTLEELKRIDEELPVLMLTAFASVETAIAAMKRGAFDYISKPFKNDEVLVVLRNAVERRRLVNENRALKQSLQHGAIKFDSIIGRSGKMREVFNLVIQVAPSRSTVLVCGESGTGKELIARALHTHSTRAERSFVTVNSGNLPPDLLESNLFGHVKGAFTGAIAPKKGLFEIADKGSIFFDEIGTVPVDTQAKLLRVMQEREFMRLGGVETIKVDVRIIAATNVDLQQLTEEGKFREDLYYRLHVIAVALPPLRERKEDIPLLVQHFLEKYGEENNRKDIELAPDALDLLMEYGWPGNVRELENVVERAVVLGSGDRIGPELIPDQVKGQRRFQLPSIVVPPDGISFKEVTGNFERQLIEATLEAAGGVQKKAAELLHIKPTTLNEMIKRYDIRPRRKRAGADDGGRVSVAEEEAGVEESAGQVPAAVGESRED